In a single window of the Candidatus Kaiserbacteria bacterium genome:
- a CDS encoding Hsp20/alpha crystallin family protein, giving the protein MSFLQRLKGRGVRTEQRLQSSEEETALDKIVQLDVDVFQTTDLIVVYAQAAGAELSDIHVSIEGDADVVLIEGKRLRPVHLAFAKKKPDGAFFTEECVWGDFYRRIILPESVDIARAEAKVKNGVLVLVLPLLRPEEKEKVRLKINRVKGKPTR; this is encoded by the coding sequence ATGTCCTTTTTGCAAAGACTGAAAGGCCGAGGTGTTCGTACCGAGCAACGCTTGCAATCAAGCGAGGAAGAAACCGCGCTCGATAAAATCGTACAGCTCGACGTGGATGTGTTTCAAACCACTGATCTTATTGTGGTGTACGCACAGGCTGCGGGTGCCGAGCTTTCTGATATCCACGTATCTATCGAAGGAGATGCTGATGTCGTGCTTATTGAAGGGAAGCGCCTTCGCCCGGTGCATCTTGCATTCGCAAAGAAGAAGCCGGATGGTGCTTTTTTCACTGAGGAATGTGTATGGGGTGACTTCTATCGCAGAATTATTCTTCCTGAGAGTGTCGACATTGCACGTGCAGAGGCAAAAGTAAAAAACGGAGTTCTCGTCCTCGTCCTACCACTCTTACGACCGGAGGAAAAGGAGAAAGTGAGACTTAAGATTAATCGGGTAAAAGGGAAACCGACCCGATAA
- a CDS encoding SUMF1/EgtB/PvdO family nonheme iron enzyme: protein MIKKIFVLVGIVAGALIVTALGIDAADTIGGVKGTLLSQVISRNGGVCPPGMTEVSAIPNITCVDTYEASAKDTCPTPVPEQMMATKQNLDAITCTAESQKDATPWRFITRDQAMQMCARSGKRLPTSAEWYAISLGMTNVESECNVSQKSITKTGAFTNCFAPSGAYDLVGNVWEWVSDDVINGVYNAIPVPGTGFVTQVDANGMATMVSDTPSNLFDADYYWSRTDGAFGMIRGGYYDSGTDGGVYTVHADTPPTTAGTGIGFRCVK, encoded by the coding sequence ATGATAAAGAAAATTTTTGTCTTAGTAGGAATAGTTGCTGGTGCACTCATTGTCACAGCGCTTGGTATAGATGCTGCGGATACGATAGGGGGTGTGAAGGGCACACTTCTCTCACAAGTGATTTCTCGGAATGGAGGAGTGTGTCCCCCTGGCATGACTGAGGTGTCCGCTATCCCCAACATCACGTGTGTCGACACCTATGAGGCATCTGCAAAAGATACCTGCCCCACACCGGTGCCTGAGCAAATGATGGCTACAAAACAGAATCTTGATGCCATCACCTGTACTGCTGAATCACAGAAAGATGCTACACCGTGGCGTTTTATTACTCGTGATCAAGCAATGCAAATGTGCGCGCGTAGTGGAAAAAGACTCCCCACAAGTGCAGAGTGGTATGCAATCAGTCTCGGTATGACAAATGTTGAATCGGAATGTAATGTGTCACAAAAAAGTATTACCAAGACAGGCGCATTTACCAACTGTTTTGCACCAAGTGGAGCGTATGATTTAGTGGGAAATGTATGGGAATGGGTCAGTGACGATGTTATAAATGGTGTGTATAATGCAATACCGGTACCTGGTACTGGCTTCGTAACACAGGTGGATGCAAATGGAATGGCTACGATGGTGTCTGATACACCAAGTAATCTCTTTGACGCAGATTATTATTGGTCTCGCACAGATGGCGCGTTTGGAATGATTCGTGGAGGTTATTACGATAGTGGGACTGACGGAGGTGTATATACCGTACATGCTGATACTCCACCCACCACTGCTGGTACTGGTATTGGATTTCGGTGTGTTAAATAA
- a CDS encoding Y-family DNA polymerase: MFGLMDCNNFFVSCERLFRPDLVGKPVAVLSSNDGCIVARSQEVKDMGISMGVPVFQIKEQCKKEKITLFSSNFNLYRDISARVMSALRAECGAIEMYSIDEAFFEVPGAITEKKIGEIRTRIIQKTGIPVSIGVAETKTLAKVANSIAKKRMNGRLTMSTIHRPIINNIHGRHRKSTIEEGVCVMDDSLWKECAASLSCGSVWGIGRQTSAFLTKAGINTVAELLAQDRAFIKSSFGVVGERLVLELNGIAVSKLGDHAGGVQQSIASTRSFGKIVTDKLILQSALGHHVAHVTEKLRTQELVASTITVVAQGSRFGEFSHREGIITTTLLVPTDDTFVLTKEAMRLLDRLFDPEIPYKKAGIILGGIEPKHFAPISLFPEEKRNTKTSTLSVLSDSLNKRFGRDTIRPGITLGREKWQEHKEKLSPQYTTRWTDIARVKAI, translated from the coding sequence ATGTTTGGGTTGATGGATTGCAATAATTTTTTTGTTTCTTGTGAGCGGCTTTTTCGGCCGGATTTGGTGGGGAAGCCGGTGGCGGTGCTGTCTTCAAATGACGGCTGTATTGTGGCGCGCTCGCAGGAAGTAAAGGATATGGGCATTTCAATGGGTGTCCCAGTTTTTCAAATAAAGGAACAATGCAAAAAAGAGAAGATTACTCTTTTTTCATCAAACTTCAATTTGTACCGAGACATTTCTGCTCGAGTGATGAGTGCATTGAGAGCAGAATGTGGTGCTATTGAAATGTATTCAATCGATGAGGCATTTTTTGAAGTGCCGGGTGCTATTACTGAAAAAAAGATAGGGGAGATACGAACTAGAATCATACAAAAGACCGGTATTCCCGTGTCTATCGGAGTGGCAGAGACAAAAACTCTCGCAAAAGTAGCAAACAGTATCGCAAAAAAAAGAATGAATGGTCGACTTACGATGTCGACCATACACAGGCCTATTATAAATAACATTCATGGTCGACATCGTAAGTCGACCATAGAGGAGGGGGTTTGTGTGATGGATGATTCTCTATGGAAGGAATGTGCTGCGTCACTTTCGTGTGGGAGTGTGTGGGGGATTGGGCGTCAGACTTCTGCTTTTCTTACCAAGGCAGGTATTAACACGGTTGCAGAACTTTTGGCGCAGGACAGGGCATTTATTAAAAGTAGTTTTGGAGTTGTGGGTGAGCGACTGGTGCTCGAACTCAACGGCATAGCCGTGTCAAAACTCGGTGACCATGCGGGTGGTGTACAACAGTCAATTGCGAGCACTCGTTCCTTTGGAAAAATTGTAACTGATAAACTCATACTCCAAAGTGCTTTAGGGCATCATGTGGCTCACGTGACAGAAAAACTGCGCACCCAAGAACTTGTTGCATCAACAATTACGGTGGTGGCGCAAGGGAGTAGATTTGGTGAATTTTCGCATCGTGAGGGGATTATAACCACCACACTTCTTGTACCTACGGACGATACATTCGTCCTTACTAAAGAAGCAATGAGGCTTCTTGATAGACTCTTTGACCCAGAAATTCCCTACAAAAAAGCCGGAATTATTCTCGGTGGTATTGAGCCAAAGCACTTTGCGCCGATATCACTTTTCCCTGAAGAAAAACGAAATACTAAAACAAGTACCCTTAGTGTACTTTCGGATTCACTCAACAAGCGTTTTGGACGCGATACAATACGTCCAGGCATTACCCTTGGAAGAGAAAAGTGGCAGGAACATAAAGAAAAGTTATCCCCACAGTATACGACACGATGGACAGACATAGCACGTGTTAAAGCCATATAA
- a CDS encoding transposase, with protein MDLYHALNRGVDKRIIFLDTQDYARFVHDMYEFNSTLPANHTRYSQIADLRCRQLDERLVQIHGWCLMPNHYHLLLSECIEGGISLFLRKLNVGYAKYFNERYNRIGTLFQGRTKKILIDSDAHFLHILNYIHFNPLDMQEGTSDWRMKKIDNVDAAITYLKSYRWSSYLDYWGIKNFPSILTTSLFQGVFNNNYTSHAEKYLRSISLETDIQSIRHLTFE; from the coding sequence ATGGATCTCTATCATGCTCTCAATAGAGGTGTCGATAAAAGGATTATTTTTCTTGATACTCAAGATTATGCGCGTTTTGTGCATGATATGTACGAGTTCAATTCAACTCTCCCTGCAAATCACACTCGTTACAGCCAAATTGCCGACTTACGATGTCGGCAATTAGACGAAAGGCTTGTTCAGATTCATGGGTGGTGTCTTATGCCTAATCACTATCACCTGCTCTTGAGTGAGTGCATAGAAGGTGGTATTTCACTATTTCTTCGAAAACTTAACGTGGGATACGCAAAATATTTTAATGAACGATATAATCGTATCGGGACTTTATTCCAAGGCCGCACAAAAAAGATTTTAATTGACTCAGATGCTCATTTTCTTCATATTCTTAATTACATTCATTTCAATCCACTCGACATGCAGGAAGGCACATCTGATTGGAGAATGAAAAAAATAGATAATGTCGATGCTGCAATAACGTATCTAAAATCATATCGCTGGAGTAGTTACCTCGACTACTGGGGTATTAAAAACTTCCCTTCGATTCTCACCACCTCATTATTCCAAGGTGTTTTCAATAATAACTACACGAGCCATGCAGAAAAATATCTTCGCAGTATATCCTTAGAAACAGATATTCAATCAATCAGACACCTTACATTTGAATAA
- the umuD gene encoding translesion error-prone DNA polymerase V autoproteolytic subunit, producing MQNQKSESREATGEVLGGVASSDAQFSMYSSRPQAGFPSPGDDQIEKVLDINDLVVRHPASTFFVRVEGDSMIGAGIFSGDVLVIDRSITPKDGLIVVAAVYGELVVKRLRSRGDTHELISENEAYQPITVQGHDDCFVWGVVVGSVRQFIS from the coding sequence ATGCAAAATCAAAAATCCGAGAGTCGCGAGGCCACTGGAGAGGTGCTCGGTGGCGTAGCATCTTCTGATGCGCAATTTTCTATGTATAGTTCCCGTCCTCAGGCCGGCTTCCCTTCACCGGGCGATGATCAGATTGAAAAGGTGCTTGATATCAATGATTTAGTCGTGCGACACCCCGCATCGACCTTTTTTGTGCGTGTGGAAGGGGATTCAATGATAGGCGCGGGGATATTTTCGGGTGACGTGCTTGTGATAGATAGATCCATTACCCCAAAGGATGGGCTTATTGTGGTGGCAGCGGTGTATGGGGAACTGGTGGTAAAACGCCTTCGCTCCCGTGGCGACACGCACGAACTTATCTCAGAAAATGAAGCCTATCAGCCCATCACTGTCCAAGGTCACGACGATTGCTTCGTGTGGGGCGTAGTAGTAGGCAGTGTCCGCCAATTTATTTCTTAA
- a CDS encoding peptidoglycan-binding protein produces the protein MMKYIYTAMITLLLVGAVVVPGAQAATTSNEAMLEQIKVLMAKVEELQKQLSTIRGEVKSLIKDGLEEGMTDTDITKLQELLATDPTIYPEGRKTGYFGPLTKEAVMRFQTRHGLEVTGKVNGETRDMLEEYLREGI, from the coding sequence ATGATGAAATATATTTATACAGCAATGATTACGCTTCTCCTTGTGGGAGCAGTCGTAGTACCCGGTGCGCAGGCAGCCACCACGTCAAACGAAGCGATGCTTGAACAAATCAAGGTACTCATGGCAAAGGTAGAGGAATTGCAAAAACAACTCTCTACTATCCGTGGCGAAGTAAAAAGTCTTATAAAAGATGGCCTCGAAGAGGGAATGACTGACACAGACATCACAAAACTCCAAGAACTCCTTGCAACAGATCCAACAATTTACCCAGAGGGAAGGAAGACTGGCTATTTTGGCCCACTCACAAAGGAGGCTGTAATGCGTTTCCAAACACGTCATGGCCTTGAGGTCACTGGAAAAGTGAACGGTGAGACACGCGATATGCTTGAAGAGTATCTCCGTGAGGGGATTTAA
- a CDS encoding rRNA pseudouridine synthase, producing the protein MKENEFPMRLNKFLAVKGFATRRGADTLIEKKQVFVNGKMAVLGQKVAETDRVEIKNHKPVEHRYVLYYKPRGIITHSPAQGETDIASDILTRHGLTGLFPVGRLDKDSEGLMVLTDDGRITERILNPEKNHEREYEITVDKRVTQTFLNGMSKGVRIEGYMTKPARAERAPHSEYVFTITLTEGKKHQVRRMCAALGYQVTQLKRTRMLHFTLKALKPGAVYALRAKEIHFLNESLGLH; encoded by the coding sequence ATGAAAGAGAACGAGTTTCCAATGCGCCTTAACAAGTTTTTGGCCGTCAAAGGGTTTGCCACACGCCGTGGCGCCGATACGCTTATTGAAAAGAAGCAGGTTTTTGTGAATGGTAAAATGGCTGTGCTAGGCCAGAAAGTTGCAGAGACCGACCGTGTGGAAATAAAGAACCACAAGCCGGTAGAGCACCGCTACGTACTCTACTACAAACCACGTGGAATTATTACCCACTCTCCAGCTCAAGGTGAAACTGATATTGCCTCAGACATTCTCACGCGTCACGGACTTACCGGACTCTTCCCTGTTGGCCGCCTCGACAAAGATTCCGAGGGGCTCATGGTACTCACTGACGACGGACGCATTACTGAACGCATACTCAATCCCGAAAAGAACCACGAGCGTGAATATGAGATAACAGTTGATAAACGTGTGACACAGACATTTCTCAATGGTATGAGTAAGGGCGTGCGTATTGAAGGCTATATGACAAAACCGGCGCGCGCAGAGCGCGCGCCCCACTCTGAATACGTGTTCACCATCACCCTCACCGAAGGAAAGAAGCACCAGGTACGGCGCATGTGTGCAGCGCTTGGATACCAAGTCACTCAGTTAAAACGCACACGTATGCTTCACTTTACTCTCAAGGCGCTCAAGCCTGGTGCAGTGTATGCTCTCAGAGCAAAAGAGATTCATTTCCTAAATGAATCTCTTGGCCTTCACTAG
- a CDS encoding cold shock domain-containing protein, producing MKGKIARLTDRGFGFITPDEGGDKDLFFHARSLVDGLQYDSLKEGDTVSYDVEDGDKGPAAVNVKLA from the coding sequence ATGAAGGGAAAAATCGCTCGTCTTACTGACCGAGGATTTGGTTTCATTACTCCTGATGAGGGAGGTGATAAGGATCTTTTCTTCCACGCTCGATCACTCGTAGATGGACTTCAGTATGACTCTCTTAAGGAGGGTGATACCGTCTCATACGATGTTGAGGATGGAGACAAGGGACCTGCTGCTGTGAACGTAAAGCTCGCATAA
- a CDS encoding peroxiredoxin: METPTQVPQVTFKIRVPHEVATGVCSAIDAEWGTLSTDEIFMGKKVIVFALPGAYTPTCSSTHLPGYEAKFEELKALGVDAVYCLSVNDPFVMYEWGRAQGVKNVQFIPDGNTEFTEKMGMLVKKEDLGFGNRSWRYSMFVDNGEIKKVFSEEGKSDNFGSDPFAVSDADTMLAYLMESAQ, from the coding sequence ATGGAAACACCAACACAGGTACCACAGGTAACCTTTAAGATTCGCGTACCGCATGAAGTAGCGACCGGCGTTTGTTCTGCTATTGATGCAGAATGGGGAACACTCAGTACCGATGAGATTTTTATGGGAAAGAAAGTGATTGTTTTCGCGCTTCCTGGCGCATACACACCTACCTGCTCGTCAACACACCTTCCTGGATACGAAGCGAAGTTTGAAGAACTTAAGGCACTCGGCGTCGATGCGGTGTATTGCCTCAGCGTGAATGATCCATTTGTCATGTACGAGTGGGGTCGCGCACAGGGGGTAAAGAACGTACAGTTTATTCCTGATGGGAATACTGAGTTTACCGAAAAGATGGGGATGTTGGTAAAAAAGGAAGATCTTGGCTTTGGTAACCGCTCATGGAGATACAGTATGTTTGTTGATAATGGCGAGATTAAGAAAGTCTTCAGCGAGGAAGGGAAGTCAGATAACTTCGGATCAGACCCATTTGCAGTAAGTGATGCAGACACCATGCTCGCCTACCTCATGGAATCAGCACAATAA
- a CDS encoding methyltransferase domain-containing protein: MSIRPQKKEGKSSTSWGKEASWYSDHLEGQDTYHAKVILPNLIRVILPKKGLTVLEIGCGEGFFARALAQEGAEVTACDISSELITIGKEQGGDIAYHVSPAQDLSWVKPASQDVVLAVLTLQNMDKLDVVMKEVARTLKKGGRFVFVLNHPIIRVPQASAWGYDEATHTQYRRIDAYLSGKKVTIDMHPGKGGKRSLTYSFHRSLQEYMKVLRGAGFAIVRLEEWISHRVSEPGPRAKAENASRKEFPLFMMVEAAPFTV; the protein is encoded by the coding sequence ATGTCTATACGACCACAAAAAAAAGAAGGGAAATCCTCTACCTCATGGGGAAAGGAGGCTTCGTGGTATAGCGACCACCTTGAGGGGCAGGACACGTATCATGCAAAGGTGATTTTGCCGAATTTGATTCGTGTCATTCTTCCAAAGAAGGGACTTACGGTGCTCGAGATTGGATGCGGGGAGGGGTTTTTTGCGCGCGCACTTGCGCAGGAGGGTGCAGAGGTGACTGCGTGTGATATTTCTTCGGAGCTTATTACGATTGGAAAAGAACAGGGGGGCGACATAGCGTACCACGTGTCGCCGGCACAGGATCTCTCCTGGGTAAAACCTGCATCGCAGGATGTGGTACTTGCAGTCCTTACTCTGCAAAACATGGACAAACTTGATGTCGTCATGAAAGAAGTGGCGCGTACGCTTAAAAAAGGTGGGCGATTCGTCTTTGTGCTCAACCATCCCATTATCCGTGTGCCGCAGGCAAGTGCGTGGGGCTATGATGAGGCTACGCACACGCAGTACCGTAGGATTGATGCATATCTCTCGGGCAAGAAAGTAACTATTGATATGCATCCCGGGAAAGGCGGAAAGCGCTCGCTCACGTACTCATTCCATCGCTCACTGCAGGAATACATGAAGGTGCTCCGTGGGGCAGGGTTTGCTATTGTGCGTCTTGAAGAATGGATATCACATAGGGTAAGTGAGCCAGGGCCACGCGCGAAAGCAGAAAATGCTTCGAGGAAGGAATTTCCCCTCTTTATGATGGTTGAAGCCGCTCCGTTTACAGTATAA
- a CDS encoding type II toxin-antitoxin system HicB family antitoxin gives MASLNTHRSGSVRSIIFREKDEWFGVALEFNIVEVGDSPEEVMMLLDEAIKGYVESAQKAKLSVRTLNQKSDPVYEKLWESQSKPHRKTGKQIYRVSSQPISALVS, from the coding sequence ATGGCATCACTCAACACACACCGAAGCGGTAGTGTTCGAAGTATCATTTTTCGAGAGAAAGATGAGTGGTTTGGTGTTGCTCTCGAATTTAACATTGTTGAGGTAGGAGATTCACCAGAGGAGGTGATGATGCTTCTTGATGAGGCAATAAAAGGGTACGTTGAGTCAGCCCAAAAGGCGAAACTTTCTGTTCGGACTTTAAATCAAAAATCTGATCCTGTATATGAAAAACTGTGGGAGTCTCAGTCAAAACCACACAGAAAAACAGGAAAGCAAATTTATCGAGTCTCCTCTCAACCAATTTCCGCACTTGTTTCATAA
- a CDS encoding type II toxin-antitoxin system HicA family toxin, with translation MPRGFNNWSAAQVMKFLKRHSFTHSHTRGSHFYYVAKVNGIDRQVCVPVHAGDSIHPKTMKSIILQSGISENEWKNN, from the coding sequence ATGCCTCGCGGTTTCAACAACTGGAGTGCGGCACAAGTCATGAAGTTTTTGAAACGTCATTCTTTTACGCATTCCCACACACGGGGCAGCCATTTTTATTATGTAGCCAAAGTGAATGGTATTGATAGACAAGTATGTGTACCCGTACACGCTGGTGATAGTATCCACCCAAAAACCATGAAATCGATTATCCTCCAATCAGGCATTTCTGAAAACGAGTGGAAGAATAACTAA
- a CDS encoding HAD family phosphatase produces the protein MKKLIFFDLDGTLIEGNSWYEFNLYFGMSPSEDKTLMDWYNREIITYSEWDSIIVKILKEKNQCTSKRVQEFIKTIIPRPETKEVINTCRERGHTTIILSGTMKQIAESFNEQVGADFVYTTSEIIFDAEGNFETIKNEKKDGLAKRIIFERVCSEYGVNAEETIHVGDSRNDIEIFEKTEKGILIGNYEKLKPLAWKQIHHLKEVIELI, from the coding sequence ATGAAAAAACTTATTTTCTTTGACCTTGATGGCACGCTTATTGAGGGTAATAGTTGGTATGAATTCAATTTGTACTTCGGTATGTCACCTTCTGAAGATAAGACTTTAATGGATTGGTATAACCGCGAAATCATTACCTATAGTGAATGGGACAGTATTATTGTAAAGATACTCAAAGAGAAGAACCAATGTACGTCTAAAAGGGTGCAGGAATTTATTAAAACAATTATTCCTCGTCCAGAAACAAAGGAAGTAATCAATACGTGCAGAGAAAGGGGACATACTACGATTATTCTCTCAGGGACGATGAAACAGATTGCTGAAAGCTTTAATGAACAAGTCGGAGCCGACTTCGTGTATACCACATCTGAAATTATTTTTGACGCGGAGGGGAATTTTGAAACAATTAAAAATGAAAAGAAAGACGGTCTTGCAAAACGTATAATTTTTGAACGAGTGTGTAGTGAATACGGAGTGAACGCAGAAGAGACCATCCATGTGGGTGATAGCAGGAACGACATAGAAATTTTTGAGAAAACAGAGAAGGGGATACTGATTGGAAATTATGAAAAACTCAAGCCTCTTGCATGGAAGCAAATTCACCATCTTAAAGAAGTCATTGAGTTAATTTGA